In Quercus lobata isolate SW786 chromosome 12, ValleyOak3.0 Primary Assembly, whole genome shotgun sequence, a genomic segment contains:
- the LOC115971332 gene encoding embryo-specific protein ATS3B gives MKSLLLLLLLQLALIFTLSEAKSSTLPAQADKSFNISYIQSVTSCSYTAVITTSCSSSKYTRDQISISFGDAYGNQIYAPRIDDPSTRAFERCSSDTFQIYGPCAYQICYLYLYRTGPDGWKPESVKIYGYNTRAVTFYYNTFIPSDIWYGFNLCQNASSSHQISTRSWLIYVILGLVLSVLM, from the exons atgaaatctcttcttcttcttctcctgcTTCAGTTGGCCTTAATCTTTACCCTCTCAGAAGCCAAATCTTCGACGCTACCAGCCCAAGCTGACAAATCCTTCAATATCAGCTATATCCAG AGTGTGACAAGCTGTTCTTACACGGCTGTTATAACAACAAGCTGTTCTTCCTCCAAATACACGCGTGATCAGATCAGTATTTCTTTTGGGGACGCTTATGGCAATCAG ATTTATGCACCAAGGATAGACGATCCATCGACGAGGGCTTTCGAACGGTGTTCGTCTGATACCTTTCAGATATATGGACCATGTGCCTACCAGATTTGTTATTTGTACCTCTACCGGACAGGACCAGATGGTTGGAAACCAGAGAGTGTGAAAATCTATGGTTACAATACTAGAGCTGTTACATTTTACTACAACACCTTTATCCCTAGTGACATTTGGTATGGGTTTAATTTGTGTCAGAATGCTTCTTCTTCACATCAAATTTCTACTCGGAGCTGGCTCATATATGTGATACTAGGGCTTGTTCTTAGTGTTCTCATGTGA